One genomic window of Leptospira paudalimensis includes the following:
- a CDS encoding acyl-CoA dehydrogenase family protein — MIDFSITDEQKALRELARDFAKNEMIPKAEHHDHTGEYPKEILKKAFDVGLMNMHIPAEYGGAGLGVLDELIASEELFYGCSGMATAILANNLALAPVLLGADDYVMKKFIQPMTENFTLAAYAVTEPGAGSDVAGIRTTAKRVGDEYIINGSKMWITNAGHADWFFVLAKTDPNAGHKGMTGFIVDAKTPGIIVGKKEKNMGQRCSDTRGVTFEDVKVPKENMIGKEGEGFKIAMGAFDQTRPAVAIGAVGVARAALDHSIRYANTRNAFGKPISVNQGVSFMIAEMARDIEAGRLLCWQSAWLIDNGFRNTYQASIAKVFCADMAMRVTTDAVQIFGGYGFNEEYPVEKLMRDAKIFQIYEGTSQIQRVIISKFLNDGVGIETPNA, encoded by the coding sequence ATGATCGACTTTTCAATCACCGATGAACAAAAAGCCCTCCGCGAACTAGCCAGAGATTTCGCAAAAAATGAAATGATTCCCAAAGCGGAACACCATGACCACACAGGTGAGTATCCAAAAGAGATTTTGAAAAAAGCATTTGATGTGGGTCTCATGAACATGCACATCCCTGCAGAATATGGTGGAGCAGGACTTGGTGTTTTGGATGAACTGATCGCCTCAGAAGAGTTATTTTATGGATGTTCTGGGATGGCAACTGCAATCCTTGCAAACAACTTAGCACTCGCTCCAGTGTTGTTAGGTGCTGATGACTATGTGATGAAAAAATTCATCCAACCAATGACCGAAAATTTTACTCTCGCTGCATATGCAGTAACAGAGCCTGGTGCAGGATCTGACGTTGCAGGAATTCGTACCACTGCAAAACGAGTCGGAGATGAATACATCATCAACGGATCTAAAATGTGGATCACCAATGCAGGACATGCAGATTGGTTTTTTGTTCTTGCAAAAACAGATCCAAATGCTGGGCACAAAGGCATGACAGGCTTCATTGTAGATGCAAAAACTCCAGGAATCATCGTTGGTAAAAAAGAAAAGAATATGGGACAACGTTGTTCCGACACTCGCGGTGTTACTTTCGAAGATGTGAAAGTTCCAAAAGAAAATATGATCGGTAAAGAAGGGGAAGGTTTCAAAATTGCAATGGGTGCATTTGACCAAACTCGCCCAGCTGTAGCGATCGGAGCTGTTGGTGTTGCTCGAGCAGCACTTGATCATTCCATTCGTTATGCAAACACTCGTAATGCGTTCGGAAAACCAATTTCCGTGAACCAAGGTGTTAGTTTTATGATCGCAGAAATGGCTCGTGATATTGAAGCAGGAAGACTGCTTTGTTGGCAATCGGCTTGGCTTATTGACAATGGTTTCCGTAACACATACCAAGCATCCATTGCAAAAGTATTCTGTGCTGATATGGCTATGCGTGTCACAACAGATGCAGTTCAAATTTTTGGTGGCTACGGATTCAATGAAGAATACCCAGTTGAAAAATTGATGCGTGATGCTAAAATTTTCCAAATTTATGAAGGAACTTCACAAATCCAAAGAGTGATCATTTCGAAATTCCTCAACGATGGAGTTGGGATCGAAACTCCAAACGCTTAA